Proteins from a single region of Esox lucius isolate fEsoLuc1 chromosome 13, fEsoLuc1.pri, whole genome shotgun sequence:
- the LOC114840716 gene encoding putative uncharacterized protein BRD3OS produces the protein MSERYPLAEKALSEGYARLRFKDTSLLIWRQQQMELEQGPPRNYLSRSQSTWYSQYGNQAVVVRDKRTVTGESSVDTGPSRICSVM, from the coding sequence ATGTCTGAGAGGTATCCTTTAGCCGAGAAAGCCCTCTCTGAGGGTTATGCTCGACTTAGGTTCAAGGACACCTCTCTGCTCATTTGGCGGCAGCAGCAAATGGAACTGGAACAGGGACCTCCGCGGAACTACCTCAGTCGGAGTCAAAGCACATGGTATAGTCAGTATGGAAACCAGGCAGTCGTCGTACGGGACAAACGAACAGTCACAGGGGAATCATCTGTCGACACAGGACCTTCCCGAATTTGTTCGGTTATGTGA
- the edf1 gene encoding endothelial differentiation-related factor 1 homolog — MAESDWDTVTVLRKKGPTAAQSKSKQAVAAAQRRGEELDTTKKWAAGQNKQHVITKNTAKLDRETEELQHQRVSLEVGKVIQQGRQNQGMTQKDLATKINEKPQIIGDYESGKAIPNNQVMGKIERAIGLKLRGKDIGKPMEAVTKKK, encoded by the exons ATGGCTGAAAGTGACTGGGATACAGTGACCGTACTGAGAAAGAAGGGGCCAACTGCCGCACAGTCGAAGTCGAAACAG GCAGTTGCAGCAGCTCAAAGACGAGGAGAAGAGCTTGACACCACTAAGAAAT GGGCTGCAggacaaaacaaacagcatgtCATCACCAAGAATACAGCCAAGCTtgacagagagactgaagagCTTCAACACCAAAGAGTGTCTCTTGAGGTGGGCAAGGTCATCCAACAAGGCCGGCAAAATCAGGGCATGACACAAAAAGATCTGGCCACT AAAATCAATGAAAAACCACAGATAATTGGAGACTACGAATCTGGAAAGGCTATCCCCAATAACCAAGTCATGGGAAAGATTGAAAGAGCAATTG GACTGAAGTTGCGTGGAAAGGACATTGGGAAACCCATGGAGGCAGTCACAAAGAAGAAATGA